Below is a window of Panthera leo isolate Ple1 chromosome B4, P.leo_Ple1_pat1.1, whole genome shotgun sequence DNA.
ttttaaatatatcatttgtgtgtatgtgtttagaaGGTGCTGGTTGGTTATTTACATAGCAATacaacttctttatttcttttaacccCTTATCTTCCTCAGAAGCCTCCATTCCTTTTCCCCCTGGTTTAAGTAACACTTTTGGTAAATATTCAGACAATTCAAAGTTTGacttgctggctcagttggtagaatatgagacctttaaaaaaaattttttttctgacatttgctcattttttgagagacagagcgtgagtgggggaggggcagagagagagagggagacacagaatctgaagcagaagcaggctcccgcaacccgcaaactgtgagatcatgatcggagccgaagtctgacacttaactgattgagccgcccaggcgcccctagaatatgtgactcttaatctcagggttgtgagttcaagacccacattgggcatgtagcctagttaaaaaaaataaaattaaattaaaattagtggcgcctgggtggctcagtcagctaagcatccgacttgggctcaggtcatgatctcacagttcgtgggttcgagccccacatcgggctctgtgctgacagctgagagcctggagtctgcttctgattccaTCCGATTccatgtctccgtctctctctgcccctcccctgctcacactctgttctctctcaagaataaacattaaaaaaaaaattaaaattaaaaaaaaaagctcaacttTCTAACAAagcttttcctcccttctctttccttccccaaactGGATAGCATTTGACATTTGACATTAATCATTCATTCTCCCGATTTCCTCTAGTTTACAAATCTTGAATTTTAATTCAAATCTTTTTTCATCTGTTATCTCTCAATCTGGTTTGTACATTCTTTGAAGGCAGAGACGccttatataatttataatatttcatatgacaggaactgaaatttatttttttaatgtttatttttgaatgagagagtgcaagtacaggaggagcagacagagaggggacagagggtctgaagcagactccgtgctgacagcagaaagcctgacaggggctcgaatccacaaaccctgagatcatgatgggagatgaagtcagatgcttaatcaactgagccacccaggggcccctcaactttattttattaatccatGCCAGATAAAGTGCTaagtactttgttttttatttttttttaatgtttatttttgacagacagagagaaagagaaagggtgcgtgtgagcatgagtgggggaggggcacagagagagggagacacagaattccaagccgtcagcacagagcccgatgcagggctgggattccaccaaccatgagatcatgacctgagccaaagacagacgcttaacagactgaaccatccaggcccCCACCTCCAACAGCACTAAGTACTTTTGATTtcctcacttaatcctcacaacaaataTATGTGATTAGTAGTACAACCCCACTTTATaaactaagaaattaagaaaatgaagcttaaaaaaattcaacaatttgCTTAACAATCACACAGCTAAAAAATAGTAGAGATAATATGCCAGCTCAGGCTCTTTGATTTAAGCTCTATCTTAACTACCAAGATGCTGGCACTGCTCTCATATACAAGCTCTATCTCCccgccttttaaaaaaaaaattttttttaagtttattacttTGAGAAAGAGCCAAGTGTGTAcatgcacgagcagggcagggacagagcaatggagagaaagagaatcccaagcaggctctgcactatcagtgagGAGcccttgacgtggggcttgaactcatgaatcctgagatcatgacctgagccaaaatttaaGAATTGGAGActtaggcgtgcctgggtggctcagctggttgagcgtctgacttcaactcaggtcatgatctcacagctcgtgggttcgtgcctcgcaccgggctctgtgctgacagctcggagcctggagcctgcttcggattctgtgtctccctctctctctggccctaacccacttgcattctgtctctctctcaaaaataaataaacattaaaaaaaaattaaaagagttggacacttaacctactgagccaccgaggcacccctctaTCTTCTCCTTGCTAGCTCTTCTTCCATCTAACCCTGTGAATACTGATATTCACTAAGACTGCTTTGGCCTTCTTctcattccatttatatcaaaagctttatttttaatatttatttatttttgagagagagagcacaagtggggtgggggtggggggagagagagagagagagagagagagagagagagaaagaaggagacacagaatccaaagcagctccaggctctgagctgttagcacagagcctgactcagggctcgaactcatgaactgtgagatcatgacctgagatgaagttggacgcccaactgacagagccatccaggtggctgagccacccaggctcccctcaaaaGCTTTTTCAATCTCAGAATCCAATCACTGGCAAATCCTGTCAGCTTCGCTTTAAAATACAGTAGTCccccagggcacatgggtggttcactCAGGTTAAatgcccatcttttttttcttttttctaaatgtttttctttatttttgagagagagagagcacacaagcaggcaggggaggggcagagagagagggaaacacagaatcagaagcaggctccaggctctgagctataagcacagagcccgacttggggctcgaactcatgaactgcaagatcatgacctgagccgaagtcagacacttaaccgagccacccaggtgccccaagtgtccgtcttgattacagctcaggtcatctctctctccctctctctctgcccctccccccttcaaaataagtaaacatttaaaaataaaacaaatacataacatTAGTCCCCCACTCAtccacagttttgctttctgtgATTTCAATTACCCTGGGACAACTGTAGTCCGGAAGTACATGATCCTCCTCCTGACACTTCATCAAGTCAATAATAGCCTAATACTATGTCCTAATGCCtgcatcattcacctcacttcatcttagCACgaaggcattttatcatctcacattatcATAAGGTTGAGTATAGtacaatattttgagagagaccacgttgacataacttttattacagtatattatagTTATTCTATTACTTACtgtgttaatctcttactgtacctaatttaaaaattaaactttatggggtgcctgggtggctcagttggttaggcatccaatctcggctcaggtcatgatctcatggtttgtgggttcatgagtttgagccccgcgttgggccctgtgctaacagctcagatcctggagcccgctttggattctgtgtctccctctctgtcccacccccactatgctctgtctctcaaaaatgagtaaatgttaaagaaaacaaacaagtaaaaattaaactttattataagtATATACTTATAGGAAAAAATACGATACACATAGGTTTCCATACACTAGATTTTAGGCAGCcattgggggtcttggaacatatctcctatgaatggggggtggggggagggatctACTGCATCCAGAATCTAACCCTTTCAGGTCTTTGATACAAATTACTGTAAAAACTCTCAGCCCTTGCACCTCATTATAGTTTACTCTCAACAAAGTatccagagtgatcttttaaaaatttaaatcaggaaaaaaaaaaaagtcaaaacatgTCATTTCTCTATTCAAAAATCCCCCACTGGTTGCTTATCTCAAGGGTAAGCCAGAGTTCTAATCACCTAAAAGGTCTTCTTATAACACTTTGCATGTAAGACTCCCAACTTCACATCTGAGTCTCTGCTTTGACATCACCTTCTCACCAAGACCTTCCCTAGtcaccctttttaaaattttaatacccTTAGTCCCACTGTACTACTACCTAACCCCTTTACTATTTTTCTCTACAGACCTTATCACTATTTGACatactataaattttatttattgagacttcCCCCACtaaaatataaactccatgacAGCAAGAATttcatctgctttgttcactgctatatgtTCAAAACCTATGGTAGCACACGTGGtaggtactccataaatattttgagTAAGTTGCAAACCTTTCCTATCAGCCCTCAGCTCTTGAACTAGAGACCCACATTTGCAACTGACTATTAGACATCTCCAAGTGCAAATCTCAAAGACACTTAAGCCAAAAACTGAACTTATCTTCTCTGTTCCACAAAActgacttcttcctcttctctcaacCTAGACTACTCAAACCTTGGATTCATCTTTCATTCCTCCTACATCTAACTGATCTATACATACTTACAGTTTTATATcccaaatttctttcaaatttactCATTTACTCCCATTGTAATAGCCACTACCTTATTTCagattttactgtttattcactTGACAGTTATTGAACACCCATTCCATCAAGCATTATCTTAGATACAAGGAAATAATcataaacaaaagataaaagagtTCTTGCCCACATGAAGTTTACAatctggtaaaaaacaaaaacaaaaacaaaaacaaggcaatCAATGATCATTAATATAAtgtttaattaacataaaaaagtacagcatacagggcacctgggtggctcagtcggtggaacatgtactcttgatttcagggtcgtgagttcaagccccacattaggcatggagtctactttaaaaaaaaaagtacagggtcccatgaaagcatttaaaaagtagTCAAATCATGTGTGTGGATATGGAGAACTTATCCTACCTAAGGGTTCCTTGGGTAAATGATGTTTGGCTGGTATCGGAAGGGAACTAGCAGTTAATTAGTTAATTAGACAAAGGTATGGGGGATGGGAGTGGCAGGAGCACTACAGCCAAAAGCATGTATAACAGTTCTGGGTTCCGAGGTAAGACAGGCTGTAGTGCAGTGATTAAGAACACAAATCtggagggaagcctgggtggctcagtcggttaagtgtccagctccagctcaggtcatgatctcacagtttatgagttccagccccatgtcaggctctgtgctgacagctcagagcctggagccagctttggattctgtgtctctccctctctctgcccctccccagctcgtgctctgcttctctgtctctctcaaaaataaacattaaaaattaaaaaaaaaacacaaatctggGGGACAGGCTATTTGGATTTGAGCCACCACTTATTAGCTCTGCAACCTAGGGGGCAAGTTACTCagttaatctctctgagcttccaattttctcattttgaaatgagaataatagAGGCATTTACCTTACAGGGTTATTTTGAGAATTACATCAGTTAACCTATGTAAGTAGCTTCAACCAGATCTTGCAACATAGTAAATGCTAAGTGTTAGTAATTAACACAGTCATTCTGAggaatgaaacaaaatcaagccACTGTGGTTGGGAGTGTAAGAAACTAAGCTGGATTTATAAGAATATaattaaaagttgttttctttttttaagttcatttattttgagagagagagagagaggatgcgcatgagcagggaaggggaagagacagagggagagagagaatcccaagcaggctccatgctatcagttcagggcccaacacaggactccatctcaggaactgtgagataatgacttgagccgaaatcaagagtcagattctttttttttatttttttaaacgtttatttatttttgaaagagcaagagaaacagagcatgagcctgggaggggcagagagaggaggagacacagaatctgaaggaggctccaggctctgagctgttagcacagagcccgacacggggcttgaactcaggagctgtgagatcatgacctgagccgaagtcagacgctcaaccgactgagccacccaggcgccccaagagtcagattcttaaccaactaagccacccagacgtccctataATTAAAAGGTTTTAAGCAGCGGAGTGACTACTATAATGAAAATCTAACTGGTAAAAATCTCTGTCTCCAGACCCCATCCTCCATACTGCCAAAAGAACAACAACTGATCATATCAGCTcttcctttcaaattttcaaaggcTCCTCACCTTCCACCTGCATGACAAAAAACAATCACCTTACACAAGTCAAAAGGCCCTTTTCAACATCACTCCATTCCACCTTTATGGTTACAAAGTTCACCTGCTTTCCAAACTATCTTCAACCACCAACACACATGCGCTTTATGCTTCAATATTATCTAACACTATACTATACACCCTTGTGGTTCTCTTTGCAGTAGTCCCTGTTTTCAGCATGGACTATAAATTTGGTACTATTATAATTCAAGGCATTTTCATCCACATTCAGTCTCTTTCTGTGTTAGAATGACTGCATTTCTACAAAATCTTCAGAAATTTGCTGTTGATGTGGACTTACATATCAATCCAATTAATACTTTCCCCTCTTACTTCAaagcttgtttctttcttctgggactccatACTAAGGCCccaaattctttttataaaactgggaggagtttttaaaaaagagataaaactcTAAGTCAACCCAAAAATCAGGATCACTCCATCAAGATCGCCAGTGGAACCAAACATTAACTGTCCCGGAAGTCAGAATTAAAGGCATAGGTTCTTAACCAGAGGTCCACGGACTCCTCAGGGCTACAAGGTAGTTTTATGAAGCCCCTCAAATCGCATGCAAAGTATGTGTACATGCCTTTTTCTGGGGAAAGGGTCCATACCTTTCATCAGAGTTTCAAAGATATCTGTGACCTCCAAAAGGTTAAGAAGTGCtctagagaaaaagcaaagacaagCAAATGTGATTAAAAGAGTGAATCTTTTTCAGGCTGTCAGGAGTGCCTCATGTTCTCTCAGACTATAAAACCCGAAATCAGGTCAGAGGACATTATCCTATCAATATCAAATTTAATACACACCTGACAAAACAGATCGCATAGAAAGAATCACTCCATAAACCAATATAAAATCCATAAAGGCAAGTCATACAGCTGGTGACTTACTCCAGTGATTTCAAaagtggaataaaaagaaaatattaaatcttctattcatatttcctttttatctcaTTCACTCAAAACTTTCTTTCCTGTGCATGCTTTATAACATACATAACATTATGGCAGAACACAATTTATTTAAGTAACTACACATATGACAGAGGTGGttactcaattttttttactCATATTAGGAGACCACAAATATGATCTACACATTTCAGTGCCACCAATTTAACAGTAACTCCGTGATCCATGAAAACCCACTAGCACAATTTAGAATCCATGAGTAAGAAACCAGTTTTCACAGAAAGGTTAATTGGTGTCAACTAGTATGTGTCCTCCCTACACTTATTCTCCTTATGTCTTTATTTAAGCTCATCAAGCTTTAAAGCATCAGTTTTTAGCTTTGGCTAAATCAGCCCGGTTTGTCTAAGGTTCCCAGGATGTGACCAAAACAAGACCAAAACATCTGATGGGAAAGCTACTTGTGAAACCACAAATGGACAACTAAAGAAGTCCTCTTAATTCGCCCTAAAATTactcttttcttctagaaaaataacaatCTCAATGTGTCGAAGCTACCAACATTCCTCAAAGATACAACTTAAAACCACCCTGTGACTGAGAGTGTCACCCAGTGGTGACACCAAGAGATGCAGGGTCCGGGTCCATCCGCAACGTGAAATGGGAAGAGCTAAAGCTAACCTCGGAAATGCTTTCCCAAAATATTAACAGCTATGACTGAGTTGTCTCTCTAGTGGTAAGGGGTAAGGGTAGGGGGTAAGGCTGGCGGGCGGAGAAGCGCGTGGGAGAATTCGAAAAACTTTTAAATCTGACCTATCTGTGCCTTTACTAACCCTTTAGGTCTCGAAACCCCTGGCTTCTATGGAGAGGCCTAGCTTCTGAGGCCTCTCCTCAAATTGCAAAGTTAGCTCCGAAGGCGTGACCccacctaaaagaaaaaagaaaaaaaaaaaaaaggagtggaagCATTTTTTGGCTCCTGTCTGAGACCTGGATGGGCGGAAAACACAAAGGTGCCATCTGCTAACCGCAATCGCGGCTCTGGACAACAGACTGGGAAGCATCAATCCAAGGAAGAGATAGGGGTCCTGGCTCCAGCACGGGGCAAAGAGGAGGGGACCATTGACGTAATGCAGCTCTGACGAGAAACGAGAAGGGGGTATAACAGGTTGAAAGCACTTGCACACCCGGTGGGGAAGTGACACAGATGAGACAACGATGAAGAAAGAGTCAAAACAACAAAGATACCGTAAAACCATGCGGAGAAATGGAAAATTGGGGAAGGCGTAGCGGGGACGTAGGGaggcacaaaagaaaagaactacGGCGGGAGCCAGAAAACGAAGTGGAAAAGCCTGCAAGGTGAACACGTAGGAAAAGGCGCAAGCCACCCAGCAGAATTCAGTCCCAGCAAAGTCCAACTCAGCCCTTCCCCGCCTCACGGTACCTTCAGCTTATGGAGCTCCACCGTCTCCGACGCCATCTTGTTACCCCTCCAGTCCACCAGGCCCCCACCCGCAGCCTCGGCTTCCAGGAGCTCCCGCCTAGGCGCAGACAACCACGGCCGACCAATCGCTGCCACTCTTACTCCCACCTCACACTATCAGCTCTTTCCATTAGTCAACAGCTGACGTCGCTCTCGCTCTTCCAGGCAgctttccccacctctctcaaaaggtgggacagggagaggggcggGTTCCGCACTTCCCGACCGGCGGAAATGGAGACCAATTGCGCGGCTCCATTGCAAACTGCCAACCAATGGGTGGTGGCAGCGCCGATTCTGTTCCACCAATAGAAAGAGGGCAGATGGGCGAGGGCGGCTGCTTCCTGGAGACCGCAGGTGTGGAAGCGATCGCCGCGCCTCGAGCCCCACGGGCTTCTGAAGCCAGCAGGTAGGGGCGGACGGCCGACAGGAAAGGGGTGCTGAGGAAAAGTGGTGAGGGCCgaaaggtgggggggaggagggagacagagcagcgGCGAGTTAAATACCGAGAGAGGAGCTCTGAAGAGAGCCTTGAGAACAGCCAATGAACGACAAACGAGAGAGGGAAGCTGGGAGGAGCTTGGGGTGGTTTCATACCAGGGTGTGAGGAATTTAAGGGGGAGGGACGAGATCTGCTTCCCAAACAGACCTCAAGTTTAGAGTTAGCACGACTTCAAGGAGCCAGGTTCAGACGCTCAGAGCCGCCCCTGGACTCGGGGAAAGGGCTCCATCTCTCAGGATGCTGAGCGCAGGTCCCTTCGTAGCTCAATCCAAAAGTCACGGGTAAATACTTGGCAGCGCCCGACGCTTGAAAGAAGGAATTGGGATGCTGCCTGCTCACATGCcaaggggaggagagacaggacgGGCAAGCCCCAGAGGAAAAGGTGGGAATTAGAAGTAGTTTTATTACCACAACGTTTCTCAGTGGCTCCTTGTTTCCCATGACCTTCTAATGAAATTCTGGTGCATGTAACCTCTCTCTGATTTCTTATAAGCTTCTTCAGGAAAGTGAGATACCTGTTTCCCTTGCTGCTTGAAGTCCCTGCCCAAGCCTAGGCGTGCCCCTTCAAGTTATAGTTGAAGTGCAAGGATCAGAGTAAAGATTACTATTAATGTCTTGAAGAGTAGAGAGGACCCATCTcgtctttcaagttttcttcccTAAGtcttcagtttttcctttgtgCGCAGTGGGGGAAGTTCCTTCATTCCCAATAGAGGTCAGGGGATTTGGACTATACAGGAGACAACTTGGGGGAACAAACTCAAAGAGGTGGAGAGGAAATTGAGTAGGACTCCTGCCTGATCCCCCACTGTGGTAGGATGAATGTAGGGGTGGCACACAGTGAAGTGAACCCCAACACTCGAGTGATGAATAGCCGGGGCATCTGGCTGGCCTACATCATCTTGGTAGGACTGCTGCATGTGGTTCTACTCAGCATCCCCTTCTTCAGCATTCCTGTTGTCTGGACCCTGACCAACGTCATCCATAACTTGGTGAGCACTAAACCACACCATTATACCTAACCCAGGCTTTTCccaaccaaaaccaaaagcaccAATTATTTGGGGATGTATGTCTTCCTTTGGGGATCTCAGTGTAATTCTTGGGCTGAAGGACCATTTTCTGCCTCCTCACACTGCCCCCATCCCTCTTCCCAGGCTATGTATGTCTTCTTACATACTGTGAAAGGGACACCCTTTGAGACCCCTGACCAAGGAAAGGCTCGGCTACTGACACACTGGGAACAGATGGACTACGGGCTCCAATTTACCTCTTCCCGCAAATTCCTCAGCATCTCTCCTATTGTACTGTGAGTCCAGGGGGAGAGGTGGGAAATGCTCCAAGTGCCAAGTACAAACACCCACagggaagttttaaaaaagcagacTACGCACTTAAACACTTTGAAGATAAGGTATGATCTAAATCTAGGAAGAgcagtaaagaaatggaagacagtaAATAGATTTTCTTTGCTGTCCCTTTGGTGGTAGGGGAATGGAGAAAGGACTAAGAAAATGCCAAGTAAAACCAAATGGTGTTACACTTCCAGaggaagtgaatgaataaagcagAGATTATATAAATCTGTGAAAACTGTTGGGAATGGAAACAAAGGGACTCTGACATATAGGCTTCAGCTGTCATTTGCCACATgtcattaacaattaaaaaacactCTAACTTAATCTCCAGTTAAAGGTGTCATCTGATTATCTCCCCAACCCCAAAGTAAACACTGTTAAAGTGACCGGAATATTTTCAGATATTCTAGGACTACATGCAATAAAACtggtcatttaaaatagaagagaaagtcaCTGGAAAGGCATAAATACGGATAGGGAAGGCCAGCTTCATTCAACCCATTTCTTCTCTCCACAGCTACCTCCTCGCCAGCTTCTACACCAAGTATGATGCTGCTCACTTCCTCATCAATACAGCCTCATTGCTCAGTGTACTGCTGCCTAAGTTACCCCAATTCCATGGGGTTCGTCTCTTTGGCATCAACAAATACTGAAGGATGGGGCTGGGGATGACACTGGACCAAAGGGCTGTAACATCCTTTCCTTCTCCATACTGTCTTCCGTATCTTGAAAGCCTGAGAACTATACCACCTTTCCCAAACTCCCAGGAAGAGAACAGATAGGAAAATGGGCCtccctgggcccagccctgctAACAGCAGGTTTCTTTAAATCAGGAAAGGCGGGAAAGATAAGGGCCAAATCACTCTTTTTTCCACAGAAGGAAGCCAAGTTTGGGCAGCTTGTTTGGTGATTTAAGTTTTTCTAGATCTTCCACTCCCACTaccttccagctttgttttactgtgtattttccttataataaagataattttttttcagatatgacTACAGTTCGGTCAGCATGAAGGGTTGGGAGATGTCTCATAAGACTGGGGAAGAAATGACAGTAACTTTCTGTATAAAACTtctctaaggtttttttttttttttaatcccctctCCCTTGGTCCAGTAGGAGATGCCCTTCACTCTCAGCTAAGAGTAGGAAAAGGATTCTCAAGTGAGAAAAAGGGCTCCACTATATGggcaaagaagaaagggaagatacAGGTTGCcagttatatatttatagaaagatAATCCCCTGGCTTTAAATAGATATGTACATACAAatatgaacaaacttaaaaaaatacaaaccctTGGATCATAAAGGGGCTGCTGGGagcccctttttccttccctctcacccAAGGGCAGAGGGCATgagtctgctttttaaaaattatcagtttTGGCCATCCCTGCAGCAACAAGCATGAAGTTGGGTGATTACCCACAAGGTGAATGTCAGGAAAAATGTAGAGTTCCCACTCTTTGAATTCTATGTATAATCTCCTATAATTAGGGCTACATGCTTTCTTGTTCTGTCTTTTAACTAGTATGTTGGGGTAAAGGAGGGGGCTCCCTCCTGAAATGGGTCAGGAAATCAGATAGACTTACAGTTTTAAAAGAGGGGGGGGAAGTGTCATCTGCTCTAGAAGCAAAAGACAAAGGCATACAGACCCCAGGGAAATACCCAGTTCCCATGCTACCATGGGAGATACTGTCCAGCCCAGATCCAGGCTCTAGGTTCTTTGCTCTAGCCACCCCCTATTTCTTTGGTATTGTCTAAAGACAAGTTTCAGTTCCTAGGtgctggtggaggagggagagtggtTCTGGGGCTTCCTACAGGTACTGAGTGAACAATTTGAacttaaaattttcccttttttcagtatttaaaaataaacaaatcaaaactCCATCCTGTGCTATACACAGCCCTTTTGACTCCCTGACATTGAtctgaggaaagaagagaaggggtgTCATCGTTGGAAGGGCCTCCTCACTTTCTTCCGCCGCTTCGGTTTGGCTTCTCCCTTGGGTACTGTGCTGTTGGGCTTAGAGGCTGCAGTGGCCCCAGGGCCAGGCTGAGGAGCTGCAAAGAAGTTCCCATTGGACATCTGGCCTGGGGGTACTTGAAAGATCCGGCTCAAGAAATCCTGAAGGTCTGCAGGAGGGGCTTCTGGGGCTGCTCTGAAGGGACAATAGAAAACATAACGAGGCAAGAAATACTGAGTTATATTGTTACCTGTTTATACCTAAGTTAAAGACATACTAAGTCAGTTGCCAGACTTCTTAAGGGTGAGACATCTAGGTGTCCTAAACGGCATGTCGTCTGAAATCATACTCAGAACTAGAATAGCAGGTAGattgttgaaagaaataacaCTTACCTCTGCCGCCCACTGGTGCCTGGAATCCGAGAACCAAATGAGATGTGATAGGGGACTCTATGAGTATCTGGGGAGATTCCCACACGCTGGCATCCAGCCCACTCTGCAAGCATGAGAAGTAATTAGCCAAAACATTATAGTTTTGAGCGTACGTAAGCCCATATTTCTAGAGAACAGAAGTATACCTGTGAT
It encodes the following:
- the ORMDL2 gene encoding ORM1-like protein 2 isoform X2 — protein: MNVGVAHSEVNPNTRVMNSRGIWLAYIILVGLLHVVLLSIPFFSIPVVWTLTNVIHNLAMYVFLHTVKGTPFETPDQGKARLLTHWEQMDYGLQFTSSRKFLSISPIVLYLLASFYTKYDAAHFLINTASLLSVLLPKLPQFHGVRLFGINKY
- the ORMDL2 gene encoding ORM1-like protein 2 isoform X1 → MGGGSADSVPPIERGQMGEGGCFLETAGVEAIAAPRAPRASEASRMNVGVAHSEVNPNTRVMNSRGIWLAYIILVGLLHVVLLSIPFFSIPVVWTLTNVIHNLAMYVFLHTVKGTPFETPDQGKARLLTHWEQMDYGLQFTSSRKFLSISPIVLYLLASFYTKYDAAHFLINTASLLSVLLPKLPQFHGVRLFGINKY